The Paenibacillus uliginis N3/975 genome has a window encoding:
- the cyoE gene encoding heme o synthase: MSYQAPSDSATLASARPKPPEKAGTWKDFIAVTKPGIIRSNLIAAFAGFWMASRWDIHFGLMIMTLLGTVLVMASSCVFNNYFDRDLDMKMARTSDRSLPTGRLTPTVVLWYAITLGIVGLAVLFIFSGVLSGIFGLVGMFGYVVVYTLWLKRSSTWSTSIGAIPGAMPPVIGYVAVTQTVDMGAWLLFALLFLWQPPHFWALGIRRVEEYRAAGFPLLPVVKGIQRTKIQMIPYIALLVPLPILMYVYGYAGIFFLVISLLLSVVWLYLAFKGFRAKDDEAWSKKMFFFSINYLTISLFVLVLNTLQ; this comes from the coding sequence ATGAGTTATCAGGCTCCTTCGGATTCCGCAACACTGGCTTCCGCAAGACCCAAGCCTCCCGAAAAAGCGGGTACATGGAAAGATTTCATAGCTGTGACAAAACCCGGGATTATTCGCTCTAATCTAATAGCGGCATTTGCCGGATTTTGGATGGCATCCCGTTGGGACATACATTTTGGTTTAATGATCATGACACTTCTCGGAACCGTTTTGGTTATGGCTTCCTCCTGTGTCTTTAATAATTACTTTGACCGGGATCTGGATATGAAGATGGCACGCACGAGCGATCGCTCGCTGCCAACGGGACGCCTTACGCCGACAGTGGTGCTATGGTATGCAATTACTTTAGGCATCGTTGGACTAGCCGTATTATTTATTTTCTCCGGTGTGCTGTCCGGTATATTTGGACTCGTTGGTATGTTCGGGTACGTAGTTGTTTACACGCTATGGCTTAAACGCAGCTCGACCTGGAGTACATCCATCGGCGCCATTCCGGGTGCTATGCCGCCGGTTATCGGTTATGTGGCCGTGACTCAAACGGTTGATATGGGCGCATGGCTATTGTTTGCTTTGCTGTTTCTATGGCAGCCGCCGCATTTTTGGGCATTGGGCATCCGCCGTGTCGAAGAATATCGCGCTGCAGGCTTCCCGCTTCTTCCGGTCGTGAAGGGCATTCAACGGACGAAGATTCAAATGATTCCATACATTGCGCTGTTGGTTCCGCTGCCTATCTTGATGTATGTGTACGGATATGCGGGGATCTTTTTTCTTGTCATCTCACTGCTGCTATCCGTGGTTTGGCTCTACCTTGCCTTTAAAGGCTTCCGGGCAAAAGATGATGAGGCCTGGTCGAAAAAGATGTTTTTCTTCTCCATTAACTACCTGACTATAAGTTTATTTGTTCTTGTTCTCAACACACTCCAATAA
- a CDS encoding SCO family protein translates to MTSLKRYKWSWLLLAVCVIAAVVLVYNALGIGQSKFPVVGQVGDFAMENVDGKKVSRDDTKGQVRLMYFYFTSCPDVCPVTTFLLSQIQNELKKDGTFGKDATFVSISFDPVTDTREKIKEFGDRFFADYSGWYFLRGDQEKTRDLMQNSFKIPLLGKDSSNYTHGNYIALVDRDNNIRKMYNAADPNSVQIEDVVKDVKALAKE, encoded by the coding sequence ATGACTTCGCTAAAGCGGTATAAATGGAGTTGGCTGCTGCTCGCCGTTTGTGTGATTGCTGCAGTGGTTCTGGTTTACAATGCGCTCGGTATTGGACAAAGCAAATTTCCGGTCGTGGGGCAGGTTGGGGATTTCGCCATGGAAAATGTGGATGGTAAAAAGGTGTCCAGGGACGATACGAAGGGGCAAGTGCGATTGATGTACTTTTACTTCACCAGTTGTCCGGATGTTTGTCCTGTAACGACATTTCTGCTGTCCCAAATCCAGAATGAGCTAAAGAAAGACGGAACGTTTGGTAAAGACGCTACATTTGTTTCGATCTCCTTTGATCCGGTAACGGATACTCGGGAGAAAATTAAGGAATTCGGTGATCGTTTCTTTGCTGATTATAGCGGTTGGTATTTTCTCCGCGGTGATCAAGAAAAAACACGCGATCTGATGCAGAATTCGTTTAAAATCCCGCTTCTCGGTAAGGATTCAAGCAACTATACTCACGGCAATTACATAGCTTTGGTTGACCGTGACAACAATATCCGAAAAATGTACAATGCTGCAGAT